The Candidatus Binatus sp. genome has a segment encoding these proteins:
- a CDS encoding VWA domain-containing protein, translated as MATTTIPGIRRSLISALTAAVIGLAIVIGGFAPAAAQQGSSIPPPIVMPGSQGKETSTLELPSMPAKQGGDALNIPPQVPQTGQELVLPTRELRQQPGYEQVTVTVTDPSGSYVTGLQKGDFKLYMDGQQRPIQFFRQDLNTPVSVGILVDTSGSMTPKIPQARAAIAQFLRDLNDKDDVFLFAFSSHPFLLQPFTINHDLVMRRLALLHAYGQTALFDAIMQGLQMVQRGRYDKKALLVVTDGMDNTSASTVNDVVAQARRMGVLVYSIGIGDPNGSSSGIGISIGPFVVGGDDSEHVDAETLHTLSTETGAKTYIIRQAGDGEALRRACENISLELREQYTIGFLAPDPGAGGYRSLRVDVPGKSGAEVRVRKGIEVGGRSAPASLDPSVAGGP; from the coding sequence ATGGCAACGACAACAATTCCGGGCATACGACGCAGCTTGATTTCCGCGCTTACGGCCGCGGTGATTGGACTGGCGATTGTGATTGGCGGATTCGCGCCCGCCGCGGCGCAGCAGGGCTCTTCGATTCCTCCGCCGATCGTGATGCCCGGCAGTCAGGGCAAGGAAACCTCGACGCTTGAGCTGCCCTCGATGCCGGCGAAACAGGGTGGCGACGCGCTCAACATCCCGCCGCAGGTTCCGCAAACCGGCCAGGAGCTGGTGCTGCCGACGCGCGAGTTGCGCCAGCAGCCGGGTTACGAACAGGTCACGGTGACAGTGACCGATCCGAGCGGCAGCTACGTCACCGGGCTGCAAAAGGGTGATTTCAAACTCTACATGGACGGGCAGCAGCGCCCGATCCAATTCTTTCGTCAGGACCTGAACACTCCCGTCTCGGTCGGCATCCTGGTGGACACTTCGGGCAGCATGACGCCCAAGATTCCGCAGGCGCGCGCCGCGATCGCACAGTTCCTGCGCGATCTCAATGACAAGGACGACGTGTTTCTGTTCGCGTTTTCCAGCCATCCGTTCCTGCTCCAGCCGTTCACGATCAATCACGATCTCGTGATGCGCCGGCTCGCATTGCTGCACGCCTACGGGCAGACCGCTCTGTTCGACGCAATCATGCAGGGGCTGCAGATGGTGCAACGAGGGCGCTACGACAAAAAAGCGCTGCTCGTCGTCACCGACGGAATGGACAACACCAGCGCCTCGACGGTCAATGACGTCGTCGCCCAGGCGCGGCGAATGGGCGTGCTCGTGTACTCGATCGGAATCGGCGATCCCAACGGGTCCAGTTCCGGAATTGGCATCTCGATCGGACCATTCGTGGTAGGCGGCGACGATAGCGAACACGTTGACGCCGAGACCCTGCACACTCTTTCGACCGAAACCGGCGCCAAGACCTACATCATCCGCCAGGCCGGGGACGGAGAGGCCCTGCGTCGCGCGTGCGAGAACATCAGTCTCGAGTTGCGTGAGCAATACACAATAGGATTTCTCGCGCCCGATCCCGGCGCGGGCGGATACCGCAGCCTGAGGGTGGACGTTCCCGGCAAATCAGGAGCGGAGGTTCGCGTGCGCAAGGGAATCGAAGTCGGCGGGCGCTCGGCGCCGGCCAGCCTCGATCCGTCGGTCGCCGGCGGACCCTGA
- a CDS encoding RNA methyltransferase has product MAAREKFAFVLFRPQSAGNIGAAARALKNMGFDDLRLVAPGTLNSRDAAALAVHADDVLARATVYPDLAAAIADCSVAVGTTSRRGGYRSRANPLRAVAAELDALAGSNKIAIVFGREDRGLTNRELKLCNRLITIPTAPEYPSLNLAQAVAVVAYELMMAADESAAAEIEAARTPHFAGAARAPHFVAAAISDPMLARMEEALVSIGFIPDDNPDHIMFAIREILGRSGLTAREVEILNGMARQMRWVAEGGHRTLAEKRRAGKKLR; this is encoded by the coding sequence ATGGCTGCGCGGGAGAAATTCGCGTTCGTGCTGTTCAGGCCGCAATCGGCCGGCAATATCGGCGCGGCGGCGCGAGCGCTCAAGAACATGGGCTTCGACGATCTTCGCCTGGTCGCGCCCGGCACCTTGAACAGTCGCGATGCGGCCGCGCTGGCGGTGCATGCCGACGACGTCCTGGCGCGCGCGACGGTCTATCCCGATCTGGCGGCCGCTATCGCGGATTGCTCGGTCGCGGTCGGCACCACCAGCCGCCGTGGCGGCTATCGCAGCCGGGCGAATCCGCTGCGCGCGGTGGCGGCGGAACTCGACGCTCTTGCCGGCTCGAACAAAATCGCGATCGTCTTCGGCCGCGAAGATCGCGGGCTGACTAATCGCGAGCTCAAGCTCTGCAATCGGTTGATCACAATCCCGACCGCACCCGAATATCCGTCGCTCAACCTGGCGCAGGCGGTGGCAGTCGTCGCGTACGAGCTGATGATGGCGGCGGATGAATCGGCGGCGGCGGAAATCGAGGCCGCCCGCACGCCGCATTTTGCAGGCGCGGCCCGGGCACCGCATTTCGTAGCCGCGGCGATCAGCGACCCGATGCTGGCGCGGATGGAGGAGGCGCTGGTCTCGATCGGTTTTATTCCCGACGACAATCCGGACCATATCATGTTCGCGATCCGCGAGATTCTCGGACGCAGCGGATTGACGGCGCGCGAGGTCGAGATTCTCAACGGCATGGCGCGGCAGATGCGATGGGTCGCCGAGGGTGGACATCGGACGCTGGCGGAGAAGCGTCGCGCGGGCAAGAAGTTAAGGTGA
- a CDS encoding alpha/beta hydrolase: MDEGLTLRITGVERGDEIAGARKVTIATTRGSIALMLHSAPEKGRAVLCVSGAIGGFDGPSMLYPRLGLEMPRRGLTIARLDYRAPNEFGECLVDAMAALTFLGGIGHERVALIGHSFGGAVAINAGTLSPVVTTVIALSSQLAGAHVAGELAPKPLLLIHGGADTILSHQSSQALYDRAGEPKTLKILPGLGHGLAEPDNASEVFELVSDWLVQKT, encoded by the coding sequence ATGGACGAAGGACTGACCCTGAGAATCACCGGCGTCGAGCGGGGCGACGAGATCGCGGGCGCGCGCAAAGTGACGATCGCGACGACGCGCGGCTCGATCGCGCTGATGCTGCATTCGGCGCCGGAGAAGGGGCGCGCGGTGCTATGCGTCAGCGGCGCGATCGGCGGATTCGACGGTCCCTCGATGCTGTATCCGCGGCTGGGGCTGGAGATGCCCAGGCGCGGGCTCACGATTGCGCGGCTGGATTATCGTGCGCCCAACGAGTTCGGCGAATGCCTGGTCGATGCGATGGCGGCGCTGACGTTCCTGGGCGGGATTGGCCACGAGCGCGTGGCACTGATCGGGCATTCGTTTGGCGGCGCGGTCGCGATCAACGCGGGAACGCTGAGCCCCGTCGTCACCACCGTGATCGCGCTGTCGAGTCAGCTCGCGGGCGCGCACGTGGCGGGCGAGCTGGCGCCCAAGCCGCTGCTGCTGATTCATGGCGGGGCGGACACGATTCTTTCGCACCAGAGTTCCCAGGCGCTTTACGATCGCGCCGGCGAGCCCAAGACGCTCAAGATTTTACCCGGCCTCGGACACGGATTGGCCGAGCCGGACAACGCCAGCGAAGTATTCGAGCTGGTCAGCGACTGGCTAGTGCAAAAGACCTGA
- a CDS encoding histidine phosphatase family protein, translating to MALGPFYVADKLKGATGMRGIALLMRHGETAWNREGRVMGRNPIELDEHGRAQVQAAIPFARLIKPELIVTSPLARARQSAEIIAAGLGGIAVTEDPQLSEVLYGRWEGMVFDDLAEDAEYLNYRDHPLDAPTPGGETMAQVQSRGVEAVRRAVGANSGQRILFVSHGDIIRTILCHFMRLELAHFRRIRVDNAAFSGFQLIGDFAEVKFLNLLADPNRAFVAPFVSNQRQSR from the coding sequence ATGGCGCTGGGACCGTTTTACGTCGCGGACAAACTAAAGGGTGCAACCGGGATGAGAGGAATCGCGCTGTTGATGCGCCATGGCGAGACCGCATGGAACCGCGAAGGCCGCGTGATGGGCCGAAATCCAATCGAACTCGATGAGCACGGACGCGCGCAGGTGCAAGCCGCGATTCCCTTCGCTCGCCTGATAAAGCCCGAGTTGATCGTCACGAGTCCGCTGGCGCGTGCGCGGCAGTCGGCGGAGATAATCGCGGCCGGCCTCGGCGGCATCGCGGTTACCGAGGACCCGCAACTGTCCGAAGTGCTCTACGGGCGATGGGAGGGAATGGTGTTCGACGATTTGGCCGAGGATGCCGAGTACCTGAACTATCGCGACCATCCGCTGGACGCGCCGACTCCCGGTGGCGAGACGATGGCGCAGGTGCAATCGCGAGGCGTCGAGGCAGTGCGCCGTGCGGTCGGAGCGAACAGCGGCCAGCGGATCCTGTTCGTCTCGCACGGCGACATCATCCGCACCATTTTGTGTCACTTCATGCGGCTCGAACTCGCCCACTTCCGGCGGATCCGCGTGGACAACGCGGCCTTCTCGGGTTTCCAGCTGATCGGCGACTTCGCCGAAGTGAAATTCCTGAACCTGTTGGCGGATCCGAATCGCGCATTTGTCGCGCCATTCGTATCGAATCAGCGCCAGTCGCGCTGA
- a CDS encoding zinc ribbon domain-containing protein, which yields MPIYEYRCTKCDRSFEALVRPGDGGAQCPLCHGSKLKREMSTFAARGSDGGVAAAAADAMANSGVANGGGCGGCGGGGCGCR from the coding sequence ATGCCGATTTACGAATACCGATGCACCAAGTGCGACCGCTCGTTCGAGGCGCTCGTGCGCCCCGGCGACGGCGGCGCGCAGTGCCCGCTCTGTCACGGCTCGAAGCTCAAGCGCGAGATGTCCACCTTCGCCGCGCGCGGCAGCGATGGCGGCGTCGCCGCCGCGGCCGCGGATGCGATGGCCAATTCCGGCGTTGCGAACGGTGGCGGATGCGGCGGATGCGGCGGGGGTGGATGCGGCTGCCGCTAG
- a CDS encoding metallophosphoesterase, translating into MKIISFGDVHMATRNLDRMGEVMRDCDLIILSGDLTNFGGIDDARKVLADVRRACPAVLALSGNLDRREVIPFLERDGVALHGKGLVKGGVGIFGCGGSNITPFGTPTELSEDEIYATLRAGYEFVRDVRPLLMVCHTPPFDTKCDRILSGKPVGSTAARQFIEEVKPEVCISGHVHESAGADQIGPTKIFNAGPFKGGGYVVVLTGDGRLDARLEFL; encoded by the coding sequence ATGAAAATAATTTCCTTCGGCGACGTTCACATGGCGACCCGCAATCTGGACCGGATGGGCGAGGTGATGCGCGATTGCGACTTGATAATCCTGTCCGGCGATCTCACCAACTTCGGCGGCATCGACGACGCGCGCAAGGTCCTCGCCGACGTCCGCCGCGCATGTCCCGCCGTGCTCGCGCTCTCGGGCAATCTCGACCGGCGCGAGGTGATCCCGTTCCTCGAACGCGACGGCGTCGCGCTGCATGGCAAGGGTCTGGTCAAGGGGGGAGTGGGGATCTTCGGATGCGGCGGCTCAAATATCACTCCGTTCGGCACGCCGACCGAGCTCAGCGAAGACGAAATCTATGCGACGCTGCGCGCCGGTTATGAGTTCGTGCGCGACGTGCGGCCGCTGCTGATGGTTTGTCATACGCCTCCGTTCGACACCAAATGCGATCGAATCCTGAGCGGCAAGCCGGTCGGCAGCACTGCCGCGCGCCAGTTCATCGAAGAAGTGAAGCCCGAAGTTTGCATCTCGGGGCACGTTCACGAGTCCGCCGGCGCCGATCAGATCGGTCCGACCAAGATTTTCAACGCAGGCCCGTTCAAGGGCGGCGGCTACGTGGTTGTGCTCACCGGCGACGGGCGGCTTGACGCGAGGCTCGAATTTCTTTGA
- a CDS encoding M20 family metallopeptidase, which translates to MDAHREICRAIDNYRDKAVALSHEIHEHPELKFQEHFATGLLTKAAAELGLEVEREAGGLKTAFRAEFGARGPAVAILAEYDALPNGHSCGHNLIAGAALSAVAGLKSVASQLPGRVVFLGAPAEEGGGGKIILIENGALRGVDAAMMAHPTDAEFCTMPALATHHLKLTFHGRGAHAAMAPWNGSSALAALIQTFQSVDAMRLHLRDGSRIHGIITDGGHAVNIIPERTECLFLARARTSRYANEIGARVIRCAEGAAMATGTRVEHVVEGGYKNLINNLSMAHRYAAHSEALGAKSVEAPADTPTGSTDMGDVSHVMPAIHPSFAISRHGEGNCHEDAFVARADSERGYNAMIRVAKAMAMTAYDLLAQPELLAAAKKEFEARRES; encoded by the coding sequence ATGGACGCTCACCGCGAAATCTGTCGCGCGATCGATAACTACCGCGACAAGGCGGTCGCGCTCAGCCACGAAATCCATGAGCATCCCGAGCTCAAGTTCCAGGAGCATTTCGCCACCGGCCTGCTGACCAAAGCCGCCGCCGAATTGGGTCTCGAGGTCGAGCGCGAAGCCGGTGGACTCAAGACCGCGTTTCGCGCCGAGTTCGGCGCCCGCGGTCCCGCGGTCGCAATCCTCGCCGAATACGACGCCTTGCCCAATGGTCATTCATGCGGCCACAACCTGATCGCCGGCGCCGCGCTCAGCGCCGTCGCGGGTTTGAAGAGCGTCGCGAGCCAACTGCCGGGGCGAGTCGTTTTTCTCGGCGCCCCGGCCGAGGAAGGCGGCGGCGGAAAAATAATCCTGATCGAGAACGGCGCGTTGCGGGGCGTCGATGCGGCCATGATGGCGCATCCCACCGACGCCGAATTCTGCACGATGCCCGCGCTCGCCACGCATCATCTCAAGCTGACTTTTCACGGTCGCGGCGCACACGCGGCGATGGCGCCATGGAACGGCTCGAGCGCGTTGGCCGCGCTGATCCAGACCTTTCAGAGCGTCGATGCGATGCGGCTGCACCTGCGCGACGGCTCGCGCATCCACGGCATCATCACCGACGGCGGCCACGCGGTTAATATCATCCCGGAGCGCACCGAGTGCCTGTTTTTAGCGCGCGCCAGGACCAGCCGCTACGCCAATGAAATCGGCGCGCGGGTGATCAGGTGCGCCGAGGGCGCCGCGATGGCGACCGGAACGCGGGTCGAGCACGTTGTCGAAGGCGGTTACAAGAATCTGATCAACAATCTCAGCATGGCGCATCGTTACGCCGCGCACAGCGAGGCGCTCGGCGCAAAATCTGTCGAGGCCCCGGCCGACACGCCCACCGGCAGCACCGACATGGGCGACGTCAGTCATGTGATGCCGGCGATTCATCCGTCGTTCGCGATCTCGCGCCACGGCGAGGGCAATTGCCACGAAGACGCGTTCGTCGCGCGCGCCGACTCAGAGCGCGGCTACAACGCGATGATTCGGGTGGCGAAGGCGATGGCAATGACCGCGTACGATTTGCTCGCACAGCCCGAATTACTGGCGGCGGCAAAAAAGGAATTCGAAGCGCGCAGGGAGAGCTGA
- a CDS encoding HAD-IA family hydrolase, translated as MILAAFFDAAGTLFEPREPVGRTYARLARQFGLDASEDTVTAGFRRAFGAAPGLAFGPGHGHDELRRLEREWWRRRVSETFAPLGAFPDFDACFDALFAHFADPDHWIADIEAAPMLQRLKNDGLKLGVISNFDYRLYRILDGLKLTRYFDSITISSEAGYAKPRREVYQAALARAGAAAHGAMHIGDSEHLDFAPASAVGMAAVLIDRGNEPAAPRIAARTARIRSLASVPEVAQVF; from the coding sequence ATGATCCTCGCCGCATTCTTCGACGCCGCCGGCACGCTGTTCGAGCCGCGCGAGCCCGTCGGACGCACTTACGCTCGCCTCGCGCGGCAATTCGGCCTCGACGCCTCTGAGGATACCGTCACCGCCGGTTTTCGCCGCGCCTTCGGTGCGGCGCCCGGTCTGGCCTTCGGACCCGGGCATGGGCACGACGAGCTGCGACGGCTGGAGCGGGAATGGTGGCGGCGGCGCGTGAGCGAAACGTTCGCGCCGCTGGGCGCGTTCCCCGACTTCGACGCCTGCTTCGACGCGCTGTTTGCCCACTTCGCCGATCCCGATCATTGGATTGCGGATATTGAAGCGGCGCCGATGCTGCAACGTCTAAAGAACGATGGACTCAAACTGGGCGTGATCTCGAACTTCGATTACCGCTTGTATCGAATTCTGGACGGCCTCAAGCTGACCCGTTACTTCGATTCGATCACGATTTCCTCCGAAGCCGGCTACGCCAAGCCCCGGCGCGAGGTGTACCAGGCCGCCCTCGCGCGCGCCGGCGCGGCGGCGCACGGCGCGATGCATATCGGCGACTCGGAGCATCTCGATTTCGCGCCGGCTTCAGCCGTCGGGATGGCTGCGGTCCTGATCGATCGCGGCAACGAGCCAGCCGCGCCACGGATCGCGGCCCGCACCGCGCGAATCCGTTCGCTTGCCAGCGTCCCTGAGGTTGCGCAAGTATTCTGA
- the mce gene encoding methylmalonyl-CoA epimerase — protein MLKKIHHVGVVVPSLDAGLRFWRDTLGLHFTSSATIEEQGVRAALLKAGESEIELLEPLDAGNAVGKFLARHGGGLHHVCFETDDVARELEAARGKGIALIDQKPRRGLAGMICFLHPKATRGVLVEYAQPSGE, from the coding sequence ATGCTCAAAAAGATTCATCACGTCGGCGTCGTCGTGCCGAGTCTCGACGCGGGCTTGAGATTCTGGCGCGACACGCTGGGCCTGCATTTCACCAGCAGCGCCACGATTGAAGAGCAGGGCGTCCGGGCCGCGTTGCTCAAAGCCGGTGAGAGCGAGATCGAGCTGCTCGAGCCGCTCGACGCCGGCAATGCCGTGGGCAAGTTCCTCGCGCGCCACGGCGGCGGCTTGCATCATGTATGCTTCGAGACCGACGACGTCGCGCGCGAGCTCGAAGCGGCGCGCGGCAAAGGAATCGCGCTAATCGATCAGAAGCCGCGCCGCGGCCTGGCGGGAATGATCTGTTTCCTGCATCCCAAGGCCACCCGCGGCGTGCTGGTTGAATACGCCCAGCCATCCGGCGAGTAG
- the moeB gene encoding molybdopterin-synthase adenylyltransferase MoeB gives MAKTSKNILDEARSTIKQIDIDEARRMIEKSGAVLVDVRESDEWRQGHIAQAVAIPRGFLELRIEERVPDRQTPVIVQCASGIRSLLAARTLGELGYENVYNLTGGFSAWKDRGLPWVADRAFTAAELTRYSRHLVIPEVGEKGQAKLLDARVLLLGAGALGSPSALYLAAAGVGTIGLVDFDVVDLSNLQRQIIHTTDRVGMPKTESAQRQINALNPGVKLIRHDLRLTSENAMDIIKDYDVVVNCGDNFPTRYLINDACVLSKKPLVDGAIFRFEGNATVFYPAKGGPCYRCLYPEPAPPGMAPSCAEAGVLGALPGLIGSIEALEAIKLIIGAGSPLIGKMIYFDTLSDKDYVRVLKIRKDPKCPVCGEHPSQTTLIDYEAFCGLGAPANGAAHAEQTAHRSAAAPAR, from the coding sequence ATGGCGAAAACTTCGAAGAACATCCTCGACGAAGCACGCTCGACAATTAAGCAGATCGATATCGACGAAGCGCGCCGGATGATCGAAAAGTCCGGCGCCGTGCTGGTTGACGTACGCGAAAGCGACGAGTGGCGGCAGGGCCATATTGCGCAAGCGGTCGCGATTCCCCGCGGTTTCCTGGAACTCAGAATCGAGGAGCGCGTCCCCGACCGCCAGACGCCGGTCATTGTGCAGTGCGCGTCGGGCATCCGCTCGCTGCTGGCGGCGCGAACGCTCGGCGAGCTCGGTTACGAAAACGTGTACAACCTGACGGGCGGTTTCAGCGCGTGGAAGGATCGCGGCCTGCCGTGGGTTGCGGATCGCGCGTTTACCGCCGCGGAGCTGACCCGCTATTCGCGCCATTTGGTAATTCCCGAGGTCGGCGAAAAGGGACAGGCAAAACTGCTCGACGCCAGGGTGCTGCTGCTCGGCGCCGGCGCGCTCGGCTCGCCGTCGGCGCTGTACCTGGCGGCGGCGGGAGTCGGCACGATCGGCCTGGTGGATTTCGACGTGGTCGATCTGTCCAATCTTCAGCGGCAGATCATCCACACGACCGATCGCGTCGGGATGCCAAAGACCGAGTCGGCGCAAAGGCAAATCAACGCGCTGAATCCGGGCGTCAAGCTGATTCGCCACGACCTGCGGCTTACCTCCGAAAACGCGATGGACATCATCAAGGATTACGACGTGGTCGTGAACTGCGGTGACAATTTCCCGACTCGATACTTGATCAACGACGCGTGCGTATTGTCAAAGAAGCCGCTAGTGGACGGCGCGATTTTCCGCTTCGAAGGCAACGCGACGGTTTTCTACCCGGCCAAAGGCGGACCGTGCTACCGATGCCTGTATCCGGAGCCGGCGCCGCCGGGAATGGCGCCGTCGTGCGCGGAGGCCGGCGTGCTCGGCGCGCTTCCGGGATTGATCGGATCGATCGAAGCGCTCGAGGCGATCAAGTTGATAATTGGCGCCGGGTCTCCGCTCATCGGCAAGATGATTTACTTCGACACGCTGTCAGACAAGGACTACGTGCGAGTTCTGAAGATCCGCAAAGATCCGAAGTGCCCCGTTTGCGGCGAGCATCCCAGCCAGACCACGCTTATCGATTACGAAGCGTTCTGCGGCCTGGGCGCGCCTGCCAACGGAGCCGCGCATGCGGAACAAACAGCGCACAGGAGCGCGGCGGCGCCAGCGCGGTAA
- a CDS encoding aspartate-semialdehyde dehydrogenase: protein MASGQRIAVVGATGAVGQTTLKILEQRNFPIRELRAYASERSAGKTVTFAGESITVRRLDADSFKGIDLALFSAGSAQSREFAPIAVKAGAIVVDKSSAYRMDPDVPLVVPEINPAAARRHKGIVACPNCTTIVTVMPLKPIHDLGRLRRVVATSFQAVSGAGVNGVAELREQTMAWSRGEAIKPKFFPHQIAFNLIPHIDKFVEGGYTGEEIKLVNEIRKILEQPQLLISPTTVRVPVFTAHSISVNAETETKVAAADAREAFARFPGLRLFDDPAHNRYPMPILAEGQDDCFVGRIREDLSCPNALNFWVVGDQLRKGAALNGVQIAELLIGGR, encoded by the coding sequence ATGGCCAGCGGACAACGAATCGCGGTGGTGGGTGCAACGGGCGCGGTCGGACAGACCACGCTCAAAATTCTCGAGCAGCGCAATTTCCCGATTCGAGAGCTGCGCGCGTACGCCTCGGAGCGATCGGCGGGCAAGACCGTGACCTTCGCGGGCGAGTCGATAACGGTGCGGCGGCTCGACGCCGACTCGTTCAAGGGAATCGACCTCGCGTTGTTCTCGGCGGGCTCGGCGCAGTCGCGCGAGTTCGCACCGATCGCGGTCAAGGCGGGCGCGATCGTGGTGGACAAGTCGAGCGCCTATCGAATGGACCCGGACGTTCCGCTGGTGGTGCCCGAGATCAACCCCGCCGCCGCGCGTCGTCACAAGGGCATCGTGGCGTGTCCCAATTGCACGACGATCGTCACCGTGATGCCGCTGAAGCCGATCCATGACCTGGGGCGTCTCAGGCGGGTGGTCGCGACCAGTTTCCAGGCGGTATCCGGCGCGGGCGTCAATGGGGTTGCGGAACTGCGCGAGCAGACGATGGCGTGGTCGAGGGGCGAGGCAATCAAGCCGAAATTTTTCCCGCATCAGATTGCCTTCAACCTGATTCCGCATATCGACAAATTTGTCGAGGGCGGATACACGGGTGAGGAAATCAAGCTGGTCAACGAGATCAGGAAGATCCTCGAGCAGCCCCAATTGCTGATTTCGCCGACCACGGTGCGGGTGCCGGTCTTCACCGCGCATTCGATTTCCGTCAACGCGGAGACCGAGACCAAAGTCGCGGCGGCCGACGCGCGCGAGGCATTTGCGCGCTTTCCGGGGCTTCGGCTGTTCGACGATCCCGCGCACAATCGCTACCCGATGCCGATCCTCGCCGAGGGACAGGACGACTGCTTCGTCGGGCGAATCCGCGAAGACCTGAGCTGCCCCAACGCGCTGAACTTCTGGGTGGTGGGCGACCAGTTGCGCAAGGGCGCGGCGCTCAACGGCGTCCAGATCGCGGAACTGCTCATCGGCGGCCGCTGA
- a CDS encoding VOC family protein, with amino-acid sequence MRFDHVSIAVKSIDRAYEFFAKYFPIKLRSAKSIDEQVSGSFYWQDFHLGGFVVELIEDPPGRPGFVTKFIDKHGEGMHHLSIETDNLDAMVARLKAGGVRVVDEQKYDSGSATAFISPRSAFGALIQFWHTPNWGQAHPKPAPDGLAHFDHVSIAVKDINAAYDFFTRYFPGTKITHEPHISNSSGNFALGHLEVAGFKLEFIASPPHQSQNDFVGKFIARYGEGMHHISIDLKDFDATCERLKRDGVRVVDEKRNWRGERQYFISPQSAFGVLIQIWDGLQ; translated from the coding sequence ATGAGGTTTGATCACGTATCGATCGCGGTGAAGTCCATCGACCGCGCCTACGAATTCTTCGCGAAATATTTTCCAATCAAGTTGCGCAGCGCCAAATCGATCGACGAGCAGGTCAGCGGTTCGTTCTACTGGCAGGATTTCCACCTTGGCGGATTCGTCGTCGAGCTGATCGAGGACCCGCCCGGCAGGCCCGGCTTCGTCACCAAGTTCATCGACAAGCATGGCGAGGGGATGCATCATTTGTCGATCGAGACGGACAATCTGGACGCGATGGTGGCCCGGCTCAAGGCCGGCGGAGTGCGGGTCGTCGACGAGCAAAAATACGATTCAGGCTCTGCGACCGCGTTCATTTCGCCGCGCTCCGCCTTCGGCGCGCTGATCCAGTTCTGGCACACCCCGAATTGGGGACAGGCGCATCCCAAGCCGGCGCCCGACGGCCTGGCCCACTTCGATCACGTATCGATCGCGGTCAAGGACATCAACGCAGCCTACGATTTTTTCACCCGCTACTTTCCCGGCACGAAAATTACCCATGAGCCTCACATCAGCAATTCCTCGGGCAACTTCGCCCTTGGCCATCTCGAGGTCGCCGGCTTCAAGCTCGAATTCATCGCGAGCCCGCCGCACCAGAGCCAAAACGACTTCGTCGGCAAGTTCATCGCGCGCTACGGCGAGGGGATGCATCATATTTCGATCGACCTCAAGGATTTCGACGCCACCTGCGAGCGGCTCAAACGCGACGGCGTCCGGGTGGTGGACGAAAAACGCAACTGGCGCGGCGAGCGCCAATACTTCATCTCACCGCAATCGGCCTTCGGCGTGCTGATCCAAATCTGGGACGGCCTTCAATAG